From Echinicola jeungdonensis, the proteins below share one genomic window:
- a CDS encoding SDR family oxidoreductase, translated as MNKPNLIITGANGLLGQKLVKNLLEKDKFHVIATGRGKCRLPHSWKGYTYCSMDITKAGDVQEVFDQYKPEILIHGAAMTNVDQCESEKGACYLQNVEAIKHLVKACEQHQTYMVHLSTDFIFDGADGPYTEEAKPNPINYYGETKLQAEQIIESSNISWGIARTVLVYGISHDMSRSNIILWVKKSLEEGKTLQLVNDQLRTPTLAEDLAEGCILMAEKKAKGIFNISGKDLLTPYQMAIQTAEFFKLDISKIQKVDSSTFTQVAKRPLKTGFSIEKAKDQLKFKPKSFKEGIAILAKQLNLANC; from the coding sequence ATGAATAAACCCAACCTGATCATTACAGGAGCCAATGGCCTTTTGGGCCAGAAATTGGTTAAAAACCTCCTGGAAAAGGATAAATTCCATGTCATTGCCACAGGTAGGGGAAAATGCAGACTTCCCCACTCATGGAAAGGTTATACTTATTGTTCCATGGATATCACAAAGGCTGGTGATGTGCAAGAGGTATTTGACCAATATAAGCCGGAAATCCTTATTCATGGCGCTGCCATGACAAATGTGGACCAATGTGAATCAGAAAAGGGAGCCTGCTACCTCCAAAATGTTGAAGCCATAAAGCATTTGGTAAAAGCCTGTGAGCAACATCAAACCTATATGGTCCACCTTTCTACTGATTTTATTTTTGATGGAGCAGATGGTCCTTATACTGAGGAAGCTAAGCCTAACCCCATCAATTATTATGGGGAAACCAAGCTCCAGGCCGAGCAAATAATTGAAAGCTCCAACATTTCCTGGGGCATTGCCCGGACCGTTTTGGTTTATGGGATTTCCCATGACATGAGCCGTTCCAATATTATTCTTTGGGTAAAAAAATCCCTAGAAGAAGGCAAAACCCTACAACTGGTCAATGACCAACTCCGCACCCCCACTTTGGCCGAGGATTTGGCGGAAGGCTGCATTTTAATGGCGGAAAAAAAAGCAAAGGGCATTTTTAATATTTCTGGAAAGGACCTTTTGACCCCCTATCAAATGGCCATACAGACTGCTGAGTTCTTTAAATTAGATATTTCCAAGATCCAAAAAGTCGATTCCAGCACCTTTACTCAAGTAGCAAAAAGGCCCCTCAAAACGGGATTTTCTATAGAAAAAGCGAAGGATCAGTTAAAATTTAAGCCAAAAAGTTTTAAAGAAGGAATTGCAATTCTGGCAAAACAACTTAATTTAGCCAATTGTTGA
- a CDS encoding alanine/glycine:cation symporter family protein, which translates to MYRRFLSLLLFLMPFSIFAQEAPVEEELSFAQRIDQSFQPIADGWESFVLYPIPIGDYSIPFILILLVSGATFFTIYFSFPAFTKMRLSINTVRGKYDELEKNYKDPDKAGEEVDESKEGEVSHFQALATAVSGTVGLGNIAGVAVAIAIGGPGATFWMIVCGILGMSNKFVECTLGVKYRDVDSQGTVYGGPMYYLSRGLKNIGKKGRLGQALGGLFAIFCVGASFGGGNTFQSNQAASQLSHLLGIDFRTYGFYIGIVLAILVGVVIIGGIKRIATITEKIVPFMAIIYVLASLVILGAHYDYIDDAFGLIMKGAFTPFAGLGGFVGVLIVGFQRAAFSNEAGAGSAAIAHSAVKTKFPASEGVVALLEPLIDTVIVCTMTALVIIFFNIDGGLGNMQSVFKYGGDGNGNVTLLDGGASIGGVELTTMAYDTAIPNFSYVLTVAIILFAFSTMISWSYYGLQSWKYLFGRSKTSDLTYKVLFVLFVVVGASTTLNAVVKFSDAMILALVFPNMIGLFLLFPQVKKELKKYTNAIKDQIKGEPVEVTEKNKEEVSG; encoded by the coding sequence ATGTATAGAAGATTTCTATCCTTGTTACTTTTTTTAATGCCATTTAGCATATTTGCTCAGGAGGCACCTGTAGAGGAAGAATTGAGTTTTGCACAGCGCATTGACCAGTCTTTCCAGCCAATTGCAGATGGTTGGGAAAGCTTTGTGTTGTACCCAATCCCAATTGGGGATTATAGTATTCCCTTTATCCTCATTCTGTTGGTTTCTGGTGCTACTTTTTTCACCATTTATTTCAGCTTTCCTGCCTTCACCAAAATGAGGCTTTCTATCAATACGGTCAGGGGAAAGTATGATGAGTTAGAGAAAAACTACAAAGACCCTGACAAAGCGGGTGAAGAGGTCGATGAAAGTAAGGAGGGGGAAGTGAGCCACTTTCAGGCATTAGCTACTGCAGTTTCAGGTACCGTAGGATTAGGGAACATTGCCGGAGTGGCAGTGGCAATTGCCATTGGTGGTCCTGGAGCAACTTTCTGGATGATCGTTTGTGGTATCCTAGGAATGAGTAACAAATTTGTGGAGTGTACCCTGGGGGTAAAATACCGGGACGTGGATTCCCAAGGAACCGTTTACGGTGGCCCAATGTACTATCTTTCCAGAGGGCTAAAAAATATTGGTAAAAAAGGCCGTTTAGGCCAGGCACTAGGAGGTCTTTTCGCCATTTTCTGTGTCGGCGCTTCCTTTGGCGGGGGAAACACCTTCCAATCCAATCAGGCAGCATCCCAGCTTTCCCACCTTTTGGGAATTGATTTCAGGACCTATGGTTTCTACATTGGTATTGTTTTGGCTATCCTGGTAGGGGTTGTAATCATTGGTGGAATCAAAAGGATTGCCACCATAACTGAAAAAATTGTCCCTTTCATGGCCATCATATATGTACTTGCCTCCCTGGTTATCTTGGGTGCCCATTATGACTATATTGATGATGCATTTGGATTGATTATGAAAGGCGCCTTTACTCCATTTGCTGGCTTAGGCGGTTTTGTTGGGGTATTGATAGTAGGCTTCCAGCGCGCGGCCTTCTCCAATGAAGCAGGTGCAGGATCTGCTGCTATTGCCCACTCCGCAGTAAAAACAAAGTTCCCCGCAAGTGAGGGTGTAGTTGCTTTGCTTGAGCCACTAATTGACACCGTTATTGTATGTACGATGACCGCTCTGGTAATCATCTTCTTCAACATTGATGGAGGATTAGGCAATATGCAAAGTGTCTTTAAGTACGGTGGAGATGGAAATGGAAACGTAACACTACTTGATGGAGGAGCTTCCATTGGTGGGGTAGAATTGACTACCATGGCCTATGATACAGCCATTCCTAATTTCTCCTATGTATTAACGGTTGCCATTATCCTATTTGCTTTTTCCACCATGATTTCCTGGTCATATTATGGTTTGCAGTCATGGAAATACCTATTTGGAAGAAGCAAGACTTCCGATTTAACTTACAAAGTATTGTTTGTGCTTTTTGTTGTTGTAGGAGCATCTACCACCCTAAACGCAGTGGTTAAATTCTCTGATGCAATGATTTTGGCACTTGTATTCCCTAACATGATCGGACTGTTCCTCTTGTTCCCACAAGTGAAAAAAGAGTTGAAAAAATACACTAATGCCATCAAGGACCAAATCAAAGGGGAGCCAGTGGAAGTCACAGAAAAAAATAAAGAAGAAGTAAGTGGATAA
- a CDS encoding porin family protein: MKKVLFVILAFLAIGAVQAQDFSIGPKVGISQGNISVDGDGYESGSDKLGYHVGAFVRMGGNSLYVQPEVLYTNTGGEIKQTQGPEQRTFEASFDRLDVPVMVGFKLADFFRIQGGPIASFLLNSEFSAEDESPDFNNSTIGYQAGIGLDISNMIIDLKYEGALSKQAESIGGIPTDQRQNQLILSLGLRLF; encoded by the coding sequence ATGAAAAAAGTATTGTTCGTTATTCTGGCATTTTTAGCCATTGGTGCTGTTCAGGCACAGGACTTTTCTATTGGTCCAAAAGTGGGTATTTCCCAAGGAAACATTAGTGTTGATGGAGACGGTTATGAAAGTGGCAGTGATAAATTAGGTTATCACGTGGGTGCTTTCGTTAGAATGGGCGGTAATTCCCTATATGTACAACCGGAAGTTTTATATACCAACACAGGAGGGGAAATAAAACAAACCCAAGGGCCGGAACAAAGAACCTTTGAAGCCTCTTTTGACAGGCTGGACGTGCCAGTAATGGTAGGATTTAAGTTGGCGGATTTCTTCCGGATCCAAGGTGGTCCTATTGCCAGTTTCCTTCTGAACTCCGAATTTTCTGCGGAAGATGAATCACCTGACTTTAATAATTCCACAATTGGATATCAAGCCGGTATTGGCTTGGACATATCCAATATGATCATAGACCTAAAATATGAGGGGGCTTTGAGCAAACAGGCAGAAAGTATCGGCGGCATACCTACCGACCAAAGACAAAATCAGTTGATCCTTTCTTTAGGTCTCCGGTTGTTTTAA